A section of the Acidobacteriota bacterium genome encodes:
- a CDS encoding MmcQ/YjbR family DNA-binding protein gives MDIESYRNYCLGKKCVTEGFPFPNLPSLLVFKVAGKMFAVTEVDSFESIGIRCDPLTIDELRTEYAALQKPPYFSDRHWTTIIMDQTIPDKLLLEWIDNSYNLAVKKLTRKIRAELSL, from the coding sequence ATGGATATTGAATCATATCGAAATTATTGTCTGGGTAAAAAATGTGTTACGGAAGGGTTTCCTTTTCCAAACTTGCCTAGCTTGTTGGTATTCAAGGTTGCAGGAAAAATGTTTGCCGTAACTGAGGTAGATTCCTTTGAAAGCATCGGCATACGCTGTGATCCGCTAACTATTGATGAATTGCGGACAGAGTATGCGGCGCTGCAAAAGCCGCCATATTTTAGCGACAGACATTGGACGACAATTATTATGGATCAGACGATTCCTGATAAGTTATTACTGGAATGGATTGATAATTCGTATAACTTAGCCGTCAAAAAATTAACAAGGAAAATACGAGCGGAACTCAGTCTTTGA
- a CDS encoding nuclear transport factor 2 family protein, which produces MGNKTHQDTWEAYTSSWSDTDAETRKTTLEQNLNSDCTYTDPNIQTVGYQSLSNYMAQFQQGFPGAKFVTTAFREHHNQSLAHWNMVNVEGEILSKGASFGEYATDRRLTKMTGFFWDA; this is translated from the coding sequence ATGGGAAATAAAACACATCAAGATACTTGGGAAGCTTATACGTCATCGTGGTCTGACACCGATGCTGAAACAAGAAAAACTACATTGGAACAGAACCTGAATTCGGATTGCACCTACACAGATCCAAACATTCAAACGGTCGGTTATCAAAGCCTTTCAAATTACATGGCGCAATTTCAACAAGGCTTTCCCGGCGCCAAATTTGTTACGACAGCTTTTAGGGAACATCATAACCAAAGTTTGGCACATTGGAATATGGTGAACGTCGAAGGTGAAATACTTAGTAAAGGGGCAAGTTTTGGGGAGTACGCAACTGATAGACGTTTGACGAAAATGACAGGCTTCTTTTGGGATGCCTAA
- the rbsK gene encoding ribokinase → MERIVVVGSSNTDMIIKMQRIPKPGETIIGGDFLMAAGGKGANQAVAAARSGGQVAFIARVGNDLFGEQATKGFADDGINVDYIIKDADAPSGVALIFVGSDGENSIGVASGANAKLSVEDIERTRAVISSAGVLLIQLETPIETVKAAVRLAAHGATVILNPAPAQPLDDEILRYVSILTPNESEAELLTGVTIENEAGAATAATALRARGVETVLITLGAQGVFVASDDFCGIVPGFNVTPVDTTAAGDVFNGALAVALAEKKPLREAVRFANAAAALSVTKLGAQPSAPYRQEIEAFLSTR, encoded by the coding sequence GTGGAAAGAATCGTCGTAGTCGGCAGTTCCAATACCGACATGATCATCAAAATGCAGAGAATCCCCAAACCGGGCGAGACCATCATCGGCGGAGACTTCTTGATGGCGGCGGGTGGGAAAGGCGCGAACCAGGCAGTGGCCGCAGCGCGCTCCGGCGGACAGGTGGCTTTCATTGCGCGCGTTGGCAATGATTTATTCGGCGAGCAGGCAACCAAGGGGTTTGCCGACGACGGCATCAATGTGGACTACATCATCAAAGATGCAGACGCACCTTCGGGGGTCGCGCTGATCTTTGTCGGCAGTGATGGCGAGAACAGCATCGGCGTGGCTTCCGGGGCGAATGCGAAGTTGTCAGTAGAGGATATTGAGAGAACACGAGCAGTCATTTCTTCGGCGGGAGTTCTGCTCATCCAGTTAGAAACGCCGATTGAGACTGTAAAGGCAGCGGTGCGGCTCGCTGCTCACGGGGCGACGGTGATACTCAACCCCGCGCCAGCGCAACCGCTTGATGATGAGATTCTCCGCTACGTTTCAATCCTCACGCCCAACGAATCAGAAGCGGAATTACTGACGGGCGTGACCATTGAAAATGAAGCAGGCGCCGCGACGGCAGCCACGGCGCTGCGTGCCCGGGGAGTGGAAACGGTACTGATCACACTGGGCGCACAAGGAGTGTTTGTCGCCAGCGATGATTTTTGCGGCATCGTTCCTGGCTTCAACGTCACGCCGGTAGATACGACGGCGGCTGGCGATGTCTTCAACGGCGCTTTGGCGGTGGCGCTGGCTGAGAAGAAGCCTCTGCGAGAGGCGGTGCGCTTTGCCAATGCGGCAGCGGCTCTCTCGGTAACCAAATTGGGCGCTCAACCATCCGCGCCATATCGCCAGGAGATCGAAGCGTTTTTATCAACCAGATAG